The Schistosoma haematobium chromosome 7, whole genome shotgun sequence genome contains a region encoding:
- the PI4KB_1 gene encoding Phosphatidylinositol 4-kinase beta, variant 2 (EggNog:ENOG410VCJW~COG:T) encodes MNDDNSAQIKSSSSLNQTATVRGENNHRNDVDRNLSSYSTNNITSDLMLGSLEGVPVLTTITLTKTKSINEARNNPTHTMESCSSTTESSSPLDSGLYMTANRCIHSSCDGVGVVDHGDDDDDNDNHGVKLQSPENSFHLPHCPHYHTTSSVMYRTLTLRNYLVPRIIPEWDFVDGLLRIARRLVPISPKEQRTAYLQAELANLNLHLPARVWLPVNKAGHIVLRIPPTAAVCLNSKDKAPFLIYVEILCCDDPSIISLPSRPITAASSKSSNSLSAVYPWNPNSHTGCFSSNEITENHEINVNTRTSDELSLRSSSISSNVSLSEELINPIEFNHHQHQHPHYHLTIDEMDERKEHTTKCTHDQFELNETIMKDDSFTATDSITVTNANRSKSPIYIGAGEIRNRLKEQCELQPHKSFRCDPEDPSAAVLKEPWHVKCERIRATSPWGSLPGWILTSAIVKVGDDLRQEQLAYQLLTVLKNIWSMEYVPLWLRPLTVVVISSDSGFIEPVPDTVSFHQIKRHAHLSLLDYMHREHGGDNSEEFLTAQRNFLHSCAAYCLVGYLFQVKDR; translated from the exons ATGAATGATGATAATTCTGCACAAATTAAATCATCATCGTCTTTAAATCAAACTGCCACTGTTCGTGGTGAGAATAATCATAGGAATGATGTTGATCGCAACTTATCATCATACTCTACAAATAATATAACTTCTGATTTAATGCTTGGATCCTTAGAAGGAGTACCAGTACTTACAACGATAACACTCActaaaacaaaatcaataaatgaagcAAGGAACAATCCAACTCATACTATGGAATCTTGTAGTTCCACAACAGAATCGTCAAGTCCACTTGATAGTGGTCTTTATATGACAGCTAATCGTTGTATACATAGTAGTTGCGATGGTGTTGGTGTTGTTGATCAtggtgatgacgatgatgataatgataatcatgGTGTTAAATTGCAATCACCAgagaattcatttcatttaccaCATTGTCCACATTATCACACTACTTCATCAGTTATGTATCGAACTTTAACATTACGTAATTATCTAGTCCCTAGAATAATTCCTGAATGGGATTTTGTGGATGGTCTTTTGAGAATAGCTCGTCGATTAGTACCAATTAGTCCCAAAGAGCAAAGAA CTGCTTATTTACAGGCAGAATTAGCAAATTTAAATCTTCATTTACCTGCACGTGTATGGTTACCAGTAAATAAAGCTGGTCATATTGTGCTACGTATTCCACCAACTGCTGCGGTATGTTTAAATTCTAAGGATAAA GCACCATTTTTAATCtatgtggaaatattgtgctgTGATGATCCATCAATTATTTCTTTACCAAGTCGACCGATAACAGCAGCCAGTTCAAAAAGTTCCAATTCATTATCTGCTGTTTATCCATGGAATCCTAATTCACATACA GGTTGTTTTTCATCTAATGAAATAACAGAAAATCATGAAATCAATGTAAATACACGTACATCAGATGAATTAAGTCTTCGTTCCTCTTCTATATCATCTAATGTTTCTTTAAGTGAAGAATTAATAAATCCTATAGAATttaatcatcatcaacatcaacatcctCATTATCATTTAACTATAGATGAAATGGATGAAAGAAAAGAGCATACAACTAAATGTACCCATGATCAATTTGAACTTAATGAAACTATAATGAAAGATGATTCTTTCACAGCTACTGATTCAATAACAGTAACTAATGCTAATCGATCTAAATCTCCAATTTATATTGGAGCTGGTGAAATACGTAATCGACTTAAAGAACAATGTGAACTTCAACCGCATAAATCGTTTAGG tgTGATCCAGAAGATCCAAGTGCAGCAGTGCTAAAAGAACCATGGCATGTGAAATGTGAACGTATACGTGCTACATCACCATGGGGTAGTTTACCAGGATGGATTCTAACCAGTGCAATTGTAAAAGTTGGTGATGATTTAAGACAAGAACAATTAGCTTATCAATTACTTACTGTGTTAAAA AATATTTGGTCAATGGAGTATGTTCCATTATGGTTACGTCCATTAACTGTAGTTGTTATATCATCTGATAGTGGTTTTATTGAACCTGTCCCTGATACTGTATCATTTCATCAAATCAAACGACATGCtcatttatcattattagaTTATATGCATCGTGAACATGGTGGAGATAACTCTGAGGAATTTTTAACTGCTCAACGTAATTTTCTACATAGTTGTGCCGCTTATTGTTTAGTCGGTTATTTGTTTCAAGTTAAAGATCGGTAA
- the ATP6V1H_1 gene encoding V-type proton ATPase subunit H, variant 2 (EggNog:ENOG410V7QF~COG:C): MSLEYARVGNIEDITSIGSTTSFLQATAAEVRSTRVNWQSYLQGQIINDEQYSFITRLDNAPTAEARNHVIRADENMTARVFIFILNKISKEQTLRYILTLIDDMLQEDKLRVEIFRDYFSKSKESLWSHFFGFFQRGDPFCMYQASRIIAKFACWSSQLMEENDLIYYLNWLREQLTITNNQYDQTVARNLQMMLRIREYRAQFAKVGGIETIGDVLQEKSTSRQLQYQLIFCLWCMSFDSIHVTDICKNSALLATVADIFLEADREKITRISLAFFRSILEKLPTNSEQRDCGLRLVQYKVLKELELLNQKDFSHDPELTEDIAFLNKLSASIQDNGHLFINQKSFGMKMQ, encoded by the exons ATGTCGTTAGAATACGCTCGCGTTGGTAATATTGAAGATATCACGTCAA TCGGTTCAACCACCAGCTTTCTACAGGCCACAGCAGCTGAGGTTAGATCAACACGAGTAAACTGGCAATCTTACCTTCA AGGACAAATAATTAATGATGAGCAGTATTCATTCATAACACGACTTGATAATGCTCCCACTGCGGAAGCACGAAATCATGTAATAAGGGCTGATGAAAACATG ACCGCTAGGGTTTTTATATTTATCCTAAATAAAATCTCAAAAGAACAAACATTACGATATATCCTTACACTTATTGATGATATGCTTCAG GAAGACAAATTACGTGTTGAAATCTTTCGTGATTACTTCTCCAAGTCAAAAGAATCACTTTGGTCTCATTTTTTCGGATTTTTCCAAAGAGGGGATCCTTTCTGTATGTACCAAGCTTCCCGGATAATTGCAAAGTTTGCATGTTGGTCTTCCCAACTTATGGAGGAAAATgacttgatttattatttaaattggCTACGTGAACAACTGACAATAACC AATAATCAGTATGATCAAACTGTGGCTCGAAATCTTCAAATGATGCTTCGTATCAGAGAGTACCGTGCTCAATTCGCTAAAGTCGGAGGAATCGAGAC CATTGGAGATGTTTTACAAGAAAAATCAACTAGTCGTCAGTTACAATATCAGTTAATTTTTTGCTTATGGTGTATGAGTTTTGATTCAATTCATGTAACTGATATATGTAAGAATTCTGCATTATTGGCTACTGTAGCTGATATTTTCCTTGAAGCAGATCGAGAAAAAATCACTAGAATTTCATTGGCATTCTTTCGT AGTATTTTAGAAAAATTACCTACAAACTCTGAACAAAGAGATTGTGGCTTACGCTTAGTTCAATATAAAGTTTTAAAAGAATTAGAATTGCTTAATCAAAAAGATTTTAGTCATGATCCTGAACTAACTGAAGATATTGCATTCTTAAAT